In Fundulus heteroclitus isolate FHET01 chromosome 16, MU-UCD_Fhet_4.1, whole genome shotgun sequence, a single genomic region encodes these proteins:
- the lfng gene encoding beta-1,3-N-acetylglucosaminyltransferase lunatic fringe, which produces MLKNNGKKTAISVACTGCLCLLLLLVVAVHQHRVQVTEGTDGEDAAARSAPEESARRAPDKKGFSTYFTKLTRGRREVEKPPRTSAAALDPPPAEDISAADIFIAVKTTKKFHQSRLNLLLETWISRNMQQTYIFTDGEDDELKKKIGSHAINTNCSAAHSRQALSCKMAVEYDKFIESGKKWFCHVDDDNYVNVRTLVKHLSQYPHTQDLYIGKPSLDRPIEATERLGDNKMKPVNFWFATGGAGFCVSRGLALKMSPWASGGHFMNTAEKIRLPDDCTIGYIIESVLGVPLTRSSLFHSHLENLQQVSRSEVNKQITLSYGMFENKSNIISLKGAFPVEEDPSRFRSVHCLLYPDTPWCPPQVAF; this is translated from the exons ATGCTGAAGAATAATGGGAAAAAGACAGCGATCTCTGTCGCCTGCACGGGATGcctctgcctgctgctgctgctggtggtcgcTGTGCATCAGCACCGCGTTCAGGTGACGGAGGGGACGGACGGAGAGGACGCAGCCGCGCGCTCTGCGCCGGAGGAGAGCGCACGACGCGCCCCGGACAAAAAGGGATTCTCGACCTACTTCACCAAGCTGACCCGGGGACGGAGGGAGGTGGAGAAACCACCTCGGACCTCAGCCGCCGCTTTGGACCCTCCTCCGGCTGAGGACATCAGCGCGGCGGACATCTTCATCGCCGTGAAGACCACCAAGAAGTTCCACCAGTCCAGACTGAACCTGCTGCTGGAGACGTGGATCTCCAGAAACATGCAACAG ACTTACATCTTCACAGACGGCGAGGACGATGAGCTGAAGAAGAAAATCG GAAGTCATGCAATCAACACCAACTGCTCTGCAGCTCACAGCCGGCAAGCTCTGTCCTGCAAGATGGCGGTGGAATACGACAAGTTTATCGAGTCGGGGAAAAA ATGGTTCTGTCACGTAGACGACGATAACTACGTGAATGTCCGGACCCTTGTCAAGCACCTGTCTCAGTACCCCCACACCCAGGACTTGTACATCGGCAAACCCAGTCTGGACCGGCCAATAGAGGCCACAGAGAGGCTGGGCGACAACAAAATG AAACCGGTCAACTTTTGGTTTGCGACGGGAGGAGCTGGCTTCTGTGTGAGCCGGGGTCTGGCACTGAAGATGAGCCCGTGGGCCAG TGGCGGTCACTTCATGAACACGGCAGAGAAGATCCGCCTGCCTGATGACTGCACCATCGGCTACATCATTGAGTCGGTGCTGGGGGTCCCTCTGACCCGAAGCAGCTTGTTTCACTCCCACCTGGAAAACCTGCAACAGGTGTCCCGATCTGAGGTTAACAAGCAG ATCACTCTCAGTTATGGGATGTTTGAAAACAAGAGCAATATCATCAGCTTGAAAGGGGCTTTTCCTGTGGAGGAGGATCCATCAAG GTTCAGGTCTGTGCACTGTCTGCTGTATCCAGACACTCCGTGGTGTCCCCCTCAGGTTGCCTTCTAG